The Alphaproteobacteria bacterium genome includes a window with the following:
- a CDS encoding putative zinc-binding peptidase — protein MQIFQCQSCAQRLYFENTLCERCGHTLGYLPDAGVLSAVEAEGAEWIALARPDSRYRFCRNWEERGCNWMVDVAEGQEFCAACRHNRIIPDISLPENRQNWLKIEGAKRRLIYSLIRLGLPHPTLASGEPGPLVFDFLADPPDGPHVLTGHDNGVITIALKEADDAQREAARASMGELYRTLLGHFRHEIGHYYWDKLVRDRDELDSFRALFGDERADYRAALARHYGEGAPEDWRENFVSAYATMHPWEDWAETWTHYLHIVDALEMAGAFGVSVNPEVGDEAGVETKVAFDPYRARNVDALLAVWLPLTYAINSLNRTMGVPDLYPFVIPQAVVEKLRYIHRVIANGRTAVAGS, from the coding sequence ATGCAGATTTTCCAGTGCCAGTCTTGCGCGCAGCGACTCTACTTCGAAAACACGCTGTGCGAGCGTTGCGGCCATACGCTCGGCTATCTGCCCGATGCGGGCGTGCTCAGCGCGGTCGAGGCGGAGGGTGCGGAATGGATCGCGCTCGCGCGACCGGACTCGCGCTATCGCTTCTGCCGCAATTGGGAGGAGAGGGGCTGCAATTGGATGGTCGATGTCGCGGAGGGGCAGGAATTTTGCGCGGCGTGCCGGCATAACCGGATCATCCCCGATATCTCGCTGCCGGAGAATCGCCAGAACTGGTTGAAGATCGAAGGGGCGAAACGGCGCTTGATCTATTCGTTGATCCGCCTCGGCCTGCCGCATCCGACCTTGGCCAGCGGCGAACCCGGCCCGCTGGTGTTCGATTTTCTCGCCGATCCGCCCGACGGCCCGCATGTGCTGACCGGCCACGACAACGGCGTCATCACCATCGCGCTGAAGGAGGCCGACGACGCGCAGCGCGAAGCGGCGCGCGCGTCGATGGGCGAACTCTATCGCACGCTGCTCGGCCATTTCAGGCACGAGATCGGCCATTATTATTGGGATAAACTCGTGCGCGATCGCGACGAACTCGACAGTTTCCGCGCGTTGTTCGGCGACGAGCGCGCCGATTACCGGGCGGCGCTGGCGCGTCATTACGGCGAGGGCGCGCCGGAGGATTGGCGTGAAAACTTCGTCAGCGCGTACGCCACCATGCATCCGTGGGAGGATTGGGCCGAGACCTGGACCCATTATCTGCACATCGTCGACGCGCTAGAGATGGCGGGCGCCTTCGGCGTCAGCGTCAATCCCGAAGTGGGCGACGAGGCGGGCGTCGAGACCAAGGTCGCGTTCGATCCCTATCGCGCGCGCAACGTCGATGCGCTGCTCGCGGTTTGGCTGCCGTTGACCTACGCGATCAACAGCCTCAATCGCACGATGGGCGTTCCCGATCTCTATCCTTTCGTGATCCCGCAAGCGGTCGTGGAGAAGCTGCGTTATATCCATCGCGTGATCGCGAATGGCCGGACGGCTGTCGCCGGATCGTAA
- a CDS encoding pirin family protein, giving the protein MEKQVLGGFGNDRGHWVGDGFPVRSLFSYDRFGEHISPFLLLDYAGPHRFEPTNARRGVGEHPHRGFETVTIVYEGEVEHRDSAGHGGIIGPGDVQWMTAAGGIVHEEYHAPSFARSGGPFRMIQLWVNLPAKDKMAPAGYQGILAADIPTVPLADGKAPVRIIAGELNGARGPAKTFTPVNVWDMKIAAGTEVSLPLPDGHTTMLIGLGGTVVVAGEHELREAKGMLLSLDGDTATIRAKDDAMLLVLTGTPLGEPIVGYGPFVMNSEAEIRQAIDDFNSGRFVQPAA; this is encoded by the coding sequence ATGGAAAAGCAAGTGCTCGGCGGGTTCGGCAATGATCGCGGCCATTGGGTCGGCGACGGATTCCCGGTGCGCTCGCTCTTCTCCTACGACCGCTTCGGCGAGCATATCAGCCCGTTCCTGCTGCTCGACTATGCCGGCCCGCATCGTTTCGAACCGACCAATGCGCGCCGCGGCGTGGGCGAACATCCGCATCGCGGTTTCGAAACGGTAACCATCGTCTACGAAGGCGAGGTCGAGCATCGCGATTCCGCCGGTCATGGCGGGATCATCGGTCCCGGCGACGTGCAATGGATGACCGCCGCGGGCGGCATCGTGCACGAGGAATATCATGCGCCTTCCTTCGCGCGCAGCGGCGGGCCGTTCCGTATGATCCAGCTTTGGGTCAATCTGCCCGCCAAGGACAAGATGGCCCCGGCCGGCTATCAAGGCATCCTCGCCGCCGATATCCCGACCGTGCCCCTCGCCGACGGCAAAGCGCCGGTGCGAATCATCGCGGGCGAATTGAACGGCGCGCGCGGCCCCGCCAAGACCTTCACGCCGGTCAATGTCTGGGACATGAAGATCGCCGCCGGCACGGAAGTGTCGCTGCCCTTGCCCGACGGGCATACGACGATGCTGATCGGCTTGGGCGGCACGGTCGTGGTCGCGGGCGAACACGAATTGCGCGAAGCCAAGGGCATGCTGCTGAGCCTTGACGGCGATACGGCGACGATCCGCGCCAAGGACGATGCGATGCTGCTGGTGCTGACCGGCACGCCGCTGGGCGAGCCGATCGTCGGCTATGGCCCGTTCGTGATGAACAGCGAAGCCGAGATCCGCCAAGCGATCGACGATTTCAACAGCGGCCGTTTCGTTCAACCCGCCGCTTGA
- a CDS encoding N-acetyltransferase, giving the protein MAARTPADVIDNPERHRFELPLDGGDVAAAYYKPDDDDHLILTHTVVPPAHEGKGYASILARGVFDTARKRGIKFVVKCPYMAAWYAKHPDYADVVAAL; this is encoded by the coding sequence ATGGCCGCGCGCACGCCCGCCGACGTGATCGACAATCCCGAACGCCATCGCTTCGAATTGCCGCTCGACGGCGGCGACGTCGCCGCCGCCTATTACAAGCCCGATGACGACGACCATTTGATCTTGACGCATACGGTCGTGCCGCCCGCGCACGAAGGCAAAGGCTACGCCTCGATCCTGGCGCGCGGCGTGTTCGATACGGCGCGCAAACGCGGCATCAAATTCGTCGTCAAATGCCCGTATATGGCGGCGTGGTACGCTAAACACCCGGATTACGCGGATGTGGTCGCGGCTTTATAG
- a CDS encoding HNH endonuclease: MSYGVFIHRSDSVYDDAPAERYQFPKQYLKRVEACIGDWVVYLEPSKVAGTRGYFAIARVQQVIPDPNASDMYLAIIEPGSYLEFANSVSFNDGGRPIERGLLNEEGRLSGRAQSAVRPISTQDFLRIVERGIDDQAPLLPRIGIQEPVLQLQEGQAPFAFEQDRERILQLTTRPVRDKVFRKLVLRAYDERCAVTGLKLINGGGRAEVAAAHIRPVECNGPDVLQNGIALSGTAHWMFDRGLISLSDNLEILISRQVNDIESVRSFVNKSMHAHSPKRVGDRPHPRFLAWHREYCFKQ; encoded by the coding sequence AAACGGGTTGAGGCTTGTATTGGCGATTGGGTCGTCTATTTAGAGCCATCAAAAGTAGCCGGAACACGTGGCTATTTCGCCATCGCACGAGTTCAACAAGTCATCCCTGATCCGAATGCGTCGGATATGTATTTGGCGATCATTGAACCTGGATCGTATCTCGAATTCGCAAATTCTGTATCGTTTAACGATGGCGGTCGACCGATCGAGCGCGGATTGCTCAACGAAGAGGGCAGGCTATCCGGGCGGGCACAATCCGCTGTCCGGCCAATATCCACTCAAGACTTTTTGCGTATCGTCGAGCGCGGAATCGACGATCAAGCACCATTGCTGCCTCGAATTGGAATTCAAGAGCCCGTGTTGCAATTGCAAGAAGGACAAGCGCCATTTGCTTTCGAACAGGATAGGGAACGCATTCTTCAGTTAACGACCCGACCTGTCCGCGATAAGGTCTTTCGAAAGTTGGTTTTGCGGGCCTATGACGAGCGTTGTGCCGTAACAGGCCTTAAACTCATCAATGGCGGCGGGCGGGCCGAAGTTGCGGCTGCACATATTCGACCGGTCGAATGCAATGGGCCCGACGTGCTACAGAATGGGATCGCACTTTCTGGAACAGCGCATTGGATGTTCGACCGCGGGTTGATCAGCCTGTCGGATAATCTTGAGATTTTAATTTCAAGACAAGTGAACGATATTGAGAGTGTCCGTAGCTTCGTCAATAAATCCATGCATGCGCATTCACCTAAGCGGGTAGGTGATCGGCCCCATCCGAGATTCTTAGCGTGGCATCGTGAGTACTGTTTCAAGCAATAG